A single Vigna radiata var. radiata cultivar VC1973A chromosome 8, Vradiata_ver6, whole genome shotgun sequence DNA region contains:
- the LOC106770751 gene encoding calmodulin isoform X2: MKEVLSENLIGHFLEAFCLFDRDGDGSAIRVLNQNNPRKEELEMMVNEVDMDGNGVIEFEQFLNVMARKMKQSEAEDELKEAFRLFDQDQDGYISPTELLSVMRNIGEKITEKELVEMIRVADLDGDGRLNYEEFVRMMAF, translated from the exons ATGAAGGAAGTGCTGAGTGAAAATCTGATTGGCCATTTTCTAGAAGCCTTCTGTCTTTTTGACAGAGATGGAGATG GTAGTGCAATTAGGGTATTGAATCAAAATAATCCCAGGAAGGAGGAGCTGGAAATGATGGTGAATGAAGTGGATATGGATGGGAACGGAGTCATAGAATTTGAGCAGTTCTTGAATGTCATGGCCAGGAAAATGAAG CAAAGTGAAGCAGAAGATGAATTGAAAGAAGCTTTCAGACTGTTTGACCAGGATCAAGATGGTTACATATCACCCACAGAG TTGTTGTCTGTGATGAGAAATATTGGAGAGAAGATCACAGAAAAAGAGCTGGTGGAGATGATCAGAGTGGCTGATTTGGATGGTGATGGTCGACTTAATTATGAAGAATTCGTGAGGATGATggctttttaa
- the LOC106772513 gene encoding GDP-mannose 3,5-epimerase 2, with protein sequence MGSAGKTDYGEYTYESLEREPYWPSEKLKISITGAGGFIASHIARRLKTEGHYVIASDWKKNEHMTEDMFCDEFHLVDLRVMDNCLKVTEGVDHVFNLAADMGGMGFIQSNHSVIMYNNTMISFNMIEAARINGIKRFFYASSACIYPEFKQLETNVSLKESDAWPAEPQDAYGLEKLATEELCKHYNKDFGIECRIGRFHNIYGPFGTWKGGREKAPAAFCRKVLTSTDRFEMWGDGLQTRSFTFIDECVEGVLRLTKSDFREPVNIGSDEMVSMNEMAEIILGFDNKNIPIHHIPGPEGVRGRNSDNTLIKEKLGWAPTMKLKDGLRITYFWIKEQIEKEKAQGIDISVYGSSKVVQTQAPVQLGSLRAADGKE encoded by the exons ATGGGAAGTGCTGGAAAAACTGACTATGGTGAGTACACTTATGAGAGTCTTGAGAGAGAGCCTTACTGGCCATCAGAGAAGCTTAAGATTTCCATCACTGGCGCTGGGGGTTTTATTGCATCACACATAGCTCGGCGCCTCAAGACGGAGGGGCATTACGTTATTGCTTCTGACTGGAAGAAAAATGAGCACATGACTGAGGACATGTTCTGTGATGAATTCCATCTTGTTGATCTCAGGGTCATGGATAACTGCCTGAAGGTTACTGAGGGGGTTGATCATGTTTTCAATCTTGCTGCAGATATGGGTGGGATGGGATTTATTCAGTCTAATCACTCTGTCATTATGTACAACAACACCATGATTAGCTTCAACATGATTGAGGCTGCCAGGATTAACGGCATTAAGAG gTTTTTTTATGCCTCTAGTGCTTGTATCTACCCAGAGTTTAAACAGTTGGAAACCAATGTGAGCTTGAAGGAGTCTGATGCATGGCCAGCTGAG CCACAAGATGCATATGGACTGGAGAAGCTTGCAACTGAAGAGTTATGCAAGCACTATAACAAGGATTTTGGAATTGAGTGCCGTATTGGGAGGTTCCATAATATCTATGGCCCTTTTGGAACTTGGAAAG GTGGAAGGGAGAAGGCTCCTGCTGCTTTTTGTCGGAAGGTACTCACTTCCACTGATAGATTTGAGATGTGGGGAGATGGATTGCAAACACGATCATTTACCTTCATTGATGAGTGTGTTGAAGGTGTGCTAAG ATTGACGAAATCTGACTTCCGTGAGCCGGTAAATATTGGAAGTGATGAGATGGTTAGCATGAATGAGATGGCGGAGATTATTCTTGGCTTTGATAACAAGAATATTCCTATTCATCACATTCCTGGTCCCGAGGGTGTTCGAGGTCGTAATTCAGACAACACACTGATAAAAGAAAAGCTTGGCTGGGCTCCAACTATGAAGTTGAAG GATGGGCTGAGGATCACATACTTCTGGATTAAGGAGCAGATTGAGAAGGAGAAGGCTCAAGGTATTGATATATCAGTGTATGGGTCGTCCAAAGTGGTGCAGACTCAGGCCCCAGTTCAACTAGGTTCACTTCGGGCTGCAGATGGCAAAGAATGA
- the LOC106771041 gene encoding PITH domain-containing protein At3g04780 has protein sequence MSGESASAIPKGQVDLLDFIDWSGVECLNQSSTHSLSNAIKQGYREDEGLHLESDADEQLLLYIPFTQVIKLYSIVIKGPEDEGPKTVKLFSNKEHMGFSNVNDFPPSDVANLSEENLKGKPVLLKYVKFQNVRSLTIFIEDNQTGSEITKVQKIVLHGSTVETTDMKGLKKIEDH, from the exons ATGTCTGGGGAATCAGCCAGCGCTATTCCAAAGGGTCAA GTTGATCTCTTAGATTTCATAGACTGGTCTGGTGTTGAATGTCTCAATCAAAGCTCCACCCACTCTCTCTCCAATGCTATCAAACAG GGTTATAGAGAAGATGAGGGTTTGCATCTGGAGAGTGATGCAGATGAACAGCTTTTGCTCTATATTCCTTTCACACAAGTTATTAAACTCTACTCCATTGTTATCAAAGGTCCTGAAGATGAAG GCCCCAAGACGGTGAAGTTATTTTCTAACAAGGAGCATATGGGATTTAG TAATGTCAATGATTTTCCACCAAGTGATGTGGCAAATTTGTCGGAAGAAAACCTTAAG GGGAAACCAGTACTTCTAAAGTATGTTAAATTCCAAAATGTTCGTAG CTTGACAATTTTTATTGAGGACAACCAAACAGGTTCAGAGATCACAAAAGTTCAGAAGATTGTGCTGCATGGTTCAAC AGTTGAAACAACGGACATGAAGGGTTTGAAGAAGATTGAGGATCATTAA
- the LOC106770751 gene encoding neo-calmodulin isoform X1: MKEVLSENLIGHFLEAFCLFDRDGDGCITMEELGSAIRVLNQNNPRKEELEMMVNEVDMDGNGVIEFEQFLNVMARKMKQSEAEDELKEAFRLFDQDQDGYISPTELLSVMRNIGEKITEKELVEMIRVADLDGDGRLNYEEFVRMMAF, from the exons ATGAAGGAAGTGCTGAGTGAAAATCTGATTGGCCATTTTCTAGAAGCCTTCTGTCTTTTTGACAGAGATGGAGATG GGTGCATAACCATGGAAGAATTAGGTAGTGCAATTAGGGTATTGAATCAAAATAATCCCAGGAAGGAGGAGCTGGAAATGATGGTGAATGAAGTGGATATGGATGGGAACGGAGTCATAGAATTTGAGCAGTTCTTGAATGTCATGGCCAGGAAAATGAAG CAAAGTGAAGCAGAAGATGAATTGAAAGAAGCTTTCAGACTGTTTGACCAGGATCAAGATGGTTACATATCACCCACAGAG TTGTTGTCTGTGATGAGAAATATTGGAGAGAAGATCACAGAAAAAGAGCTGGTGGAGATGATCAGAGTGGCTGATTTGGATGGTGATGGTCGACTTAATTATGAAGAATTCGTGAGGATGATggctttttaa